The following are encoded in a window of Candidatus Paceibacterota bacterium genomic DNA:
- a CDS encoding tetratricopeptide repeat protein, which translates to MNTGGHKSFLASHRALVVCLLLAAVTLAVFWPAVHHEFINYDDNCYVVQNYHVQAGLTWPGLAWAFGRLHGDGTYWHPLTWVSHMLDCQLFGLKPAGHHLVNLLWHALNSVLVFVIFRRLTRAFWRSALLAALFALHPLQVDTVAWVAERKNLLSALFWLLTIWAYARYAEGGRLQAGVWRLEEAGRIQESGADATHHVRPPQFRDGERAPRATPPASSLQPPAFYCLALFFFVLGLMCKPVLVTLPFVLLLLDYWPLARLMRHRVATDESRRVHPAGRMAPTDVGGYALSTSRGKDEEPQFAVLRRLVLEKLPFFVLSAASCFIAVAGNRAVGAMLDAAAGFPIQIRLQNALFSYAKYIGKSLWPVNLAVFYPYPEQFPLWRAVGCGLLLVVISGLALIAARRRPHLLVGWFWFAGVLVPFSGLIQAGEQAMADRFAYVPLMGLLLLVIWTAEELTRGWRRRRLFLITASAAALVCCAALSRRQIGHWQDSVTVFTHALAAMGESARGHANLGMALADKGETEAGIQQLLEAIRLDPAHAVAHMVVGHSRTRQGRFDEAIEHYEAALRLKPNFPEAINNLAWLRATHPDPKYRNGAAAVDLAESACRLTERQEPLFLGTLAAAYAEAGRFDDAIKTAEQAQALAAAFGREELAARNRQLLELYRAGKPFHEPAALTR; encoded by the coding sequence ATGAACACTGGCGGCCACAAGAGCTTCCTCGCATCGCACCGCGCCCTGGTAGTGTGCCTGCTGCTGGCGGCGGTGACGCTGGCGGTATTCTGGCCGGCGGTTCACCATGAGTTCATCAACTACGACGACAACTGTTACGTCGTTCAGAACTACCACGTGCAAGCTGGATTGACCTGGCCCGGCCTGGCCTGGGCCTTCGGCCGGCTCCACGGCGACGGCACTTATTGGCATCCGCTGACGTGGGTGTCGCACATGCTGGATTGCCAGCTCTTCGGGCTGAAGCCGGCCGGCCATCATCTGGTCAACCTGTTATGGCATGCCCTCAACAGCGTGCTGGTGTTCGTGATATTCCGGCGCCTGACCCGCGCGTTCTGGCGGAGCGCGCTGCTGGCCGCGCTGTTCGCGCTGCATCCTTTGCAGGTGGACACCGTCGCCTGGGTGGCCGAACGCAAGAACCTGCTGAGCGCGTTGTTCTGGCTGCTGACCATCTGGGCTTACGCGCGCTATGCCGAGGGCGGGAGACTGCAGGCTGGAGTCTGGAGGCTGGAGGAAGCGGGAAGAATCCAGGAGTCCGGAGCCGACGCCACTCACCATGTCCGCCCTCCACAGTTCCGCGACGGAGAACGGGCACCACGTGCCACCCCTCCAGCCTCCAGCCTCCAGCCTCCAGCCTTCTATTGCCTGGCCCTGTTCTTCTTCGTGCTCGGACTGATGTGCAAGCCGGTGCTGGTCACCCTGCCCTTCGTGCTCCTCCTTCTCGACTATTGGCCGCTGGCCCGGCTAATGCGGCACCGGGTAGCCACCGACGAGAGTCGGCGCGTTCACCCGGCAGGGCGGATGGCGCCGACTGACGTCGGCGGCTACGCCCTGTCAACGAGCCGCGGAAAGGATGAGGAACCACAATTTGCGGTCCTCCGTCGCCTGGTCCTGGAGAAGCTCCCCTTTTTCGTCCTGTCCGCCGCGTCGTGTTTCATTGCCGTCGCCGGCAACCGCGCGGTGGGGGCGATGCTGGACGCCGCGGCCGGGTTCCCCATCCAGATTCGTCTTCAAAACGCTCTCTTTTCCTACGCCAAGTATATTGGGAAATCCCTCTGGCCGGTTAACCTCGCCGTCTTCTATCCTTATCCGGAACAATTCCCCCTTTGGCGGGCAGTCGGCTGCGGCTTGCTGCTCGTGGTCATCTCCGGCCTTGCCCTGATCGCCGCCCGCCGCCGTCCACACCTGCTGGTCGGCTGGTTCTGGTTTGCCGGTGTGCTGGTGCCGTTCTCGGGGCTGATCCAGGCGGGCGAGCAGGCCATGGCCGACCGCTTCGCCTACGTGCCGTTGATGGGCTTGCTTCTGCTGGTGATCTGGACCGCGGAAGAACTCACCCGCGGCTGGCGCCGACGGCGCCTGTTCCTCATCACGGCGTCCGCCGCCGCGTTGGTCTGTTGCGCGGCGCTCTCCCGCCGGCAAATCGGTCATTGGCAGGACAGTGTGACCGTCTTCACCCACGCTCTTGCGGCCATGGGCGAGAGCGCCCGGGGCCACGCAAATCTGGGCATGGCCCTCGCCGACAAGGGAGAAACCGAGGCCGGCATCCAGCAACTCCTGGAGGCCATCCGACTGGACCCGGCGCATGCCGTCGCCCACATGGTTGTGGGGCATTCCCGCACCCGGCAGGGGCGGTTTGATGAAGCCATCGAGCATTACGAGGCCGCCTTGCGGCTCAAGCCGAACTTCCCCGAAGCCATCAACAACCTGGCCTGGCTGAGGGCCACTCACCCCGATCCCAAGTATCGCAACGGTGCCGCCGCCGTGGACCTGGCGGAGAGCGCGTGCCGCCTGACCGAGCGCCAGGAACCCCTGTTCCTTGGCACTCTGGCTGCTGCGTATGCCGAAGCGGGTCGGTTCGACGACGCGATCAAGACCGCCGAGCAAGCGCAGGCACTGGCCGCCGCCTTCGGTCGTGAAGAGCTCGCGGCCAGGAACCGGCAGTTGCTGGAGCTATATCGTGCCGGGAAGCCGTTTCATGAACCAGCGGCGCTCACCCGGTAG
- a CDS encoding HEAT repeat domain-containing protein, which translates to MSAKKHLPALLAVIGFCVMVGLLVSRSNTRSPLYQGKTVKTWLLQLSAPDPKARHEAQAAFQTLGTNAVPELARLVRVEDARWREVMRRIAFRLPRFARTLVLHRVSPPQAALVRPAAARALANLGPRAAAATPELVRALHDKVNGTCWEATVALGRIGGPAVPGLTSALQEEDATVRCAAARGLGEAGPESAPAVPALIQMLTRDSPAERAAAAQSLARIGTPAVAPLINVLVRERGAAREAAAAALLQHYGRPGPHLAADRTSTADETAAAREQAIGVLAASGLANELVTKLLAGAVKDPAPGVRLAALKALAQGHWNLQPALPNLVAGLRDESPMVREWSARALGKIGPPAKAAIPGLTRLVQDKLESVRVAALEALESIKPSGENEILAPFRKAWD; encoded by the coding sequence GTGTCTGCAAAGAAGCATCTGCCCGCCCTGCTGGCCGTCATCGGTTTTTGCGTGATGGTGGGGCTCCTGGTCTCCAGGTCGAACACCCGGAGCCCGCTCTATCAAGGCAAGACGGTCAAGACATGGTTGCTGCAACTCTCCGCGCCTGATCCCAAGGCCCGCCACGAGGCCCAGGCGGCTTTCCAGACCCTGGGCACCAACGCCGTCCCCGAACTGGCCAGGTTGGTGAGAGTCGAAGATGCCCGCTGGCGGGAGGTGATGCGCCGAATTGCGTTCCGGCTGCCCCGATTCGCGCGAACGCTGGTGCTGCATCGCGTGAGTCCGCCCCAGGCAGCCTTGGTCCGTCCAGCGGCTGCGCGAGCCCTGGCGAATCTTGGCCCGCGAGCGGCAGCGGCGACGCCCGAGCTGGTCCGAGCGCTACATGACAAGGTGAATGGCACTTGCTGGGAAGCCACTGTCGCCCTGGGCCGGATTGGCGGCCCGGCGGTGCCGGGCTTAACCAGCGCGCTGCAAGAAGAGGATGCGACCGTGCGCTGCGCCGCCGCGCGCGGCCTGGGAGAAGCCGGCCCCGAATCCGCGCCAGCCGTGCCGGCGCTTATTCAAATGCTCACGCGGGACAGTCCGGCTGAACGCGCGGCCGCAGCTCAAAGCCTGGCCAGGATTGGAACCCCGGCCGTGGCGCCGCTGATCAACGTGCTGGTGCGCGAAAGAGGAGCTGCCAGAGAAGCTGCCGCTGCCGCGCTGCTCCAGCATTACGGACGGCCCGGACCACACTTGGCCGCGGACAGGACCTCGACTGCCGACGAAACGGCCGCCGCGCGCGAGCAGGCGATAGGAGTCCTTGCGGCGAGCGGCCTGGCCAACGAGCTGGTCACAAAGTTGCTGGCCGGCGCAGTCAAGGACCCTGCTCCAGGGGTACGCCTCGCCGCCCTCAAGGCCCTGGCGCAAGGCCACTGGAATCTGCAACCCGCCTTGCCAAACCTGGTCGCAGGCTTGAGGGACGAGTCGCCGATGGTCCGCGAATGGTCGGCCCGGGCGCTGGGCAAGATCGGGCCCCCAGCTAAAGCCGCAATTCCAGGACTGACACGACTAGTACAGGATAAGCTAGAATCTGTGCGCGTTGCCGCGTTGGAAGCGCTGGAAAGCATTAAGCCAAGCGGGGAAAATGAAATTCTTGCACCGTTTAGAAAGGCTTGGGATTGA
- a CDS encoding glycosyltransferase family 87 protein yields MSKYWERALLLALVGYATLLVLHILIHPEVYQWDFRGYYQCATAFRSGINPYDTQAVTQMAGAELLPFVYPPLTLFAFLPFTYCEYALAYSGYLFLKVVVLAGLIYLWSTAFLSRRTDYLFYALCLFGFNATIFVDLQSGNISLFEQYGLWLAFLFYLRRCYGLFSGVIVATALFKVQPVFFLCLLLVVPGARRWRHLVISLAAFLGVLALEYVLAPALFSGFIANAGNTMNEEGIKNPSTFSLARQVLAASAEALDLPPLAGIYYFVHGVIAVCIVGVSWRATRKLYDTPVQDKAIWLVGLGCCVFALISVRFKDYSYMTLIVPAYLVFERAVVDKKVLLVALASFSAARVTLPGVVEVAPFWWSYYPLLIAFGVWYLYIRTIHSPVRPHQAQPQ; encoded by the coding sequence ATGAGCAAATACTGGGAAAGAGCTCTCTTGCTAGCCCTAGTTGGTTACGCAACCCTGCTTGTCCTGCACATTCTTATTCATCCGGAAGTGTATCAATGGGACTTCCGCGGTTATTACCAGTGCGCAACGGCGTTCCGGTCAGGAATCAATCCCTACGATACACAGGCGGTGACTCAGATGGCAGGAGCCGAGCTACTTCCGTTCGTTTATCCGCCTCTAACCTTGTTTGCTTTCCTCCCGTTCACCTATTGTGAATATGCGTTGGCATATAGCGGGTATTTGTTTCTTAAGGTGGTTGTACTCGCTGGGTTGATTTATCTCTGGAGCACTGCTTTCCTTAGCAGGCGCACGGATTACTTATTCTATGCGCTCTGCCTGTTTGGCTTCAACGCAACGATTTTTGTTGACCTGCAGTCAGGGAACATCTCGCTGTTTGAGCAATACGGTCTGTGGCTGGCCTTCCTCTTCTACCTGCGGCGCTGTTATGGGCTTTTCAGCGGAGTCATTGTAGCTACCGCGCTGTTCAAGGTGCAGCCGGTTTTCTTCCTGTGCCTGCTGCTGGTCGTCCCTGGCGCAAGAAGATGGAGGCATCTTGTGATTTCTTTGGCAGCATTCCTCGGGGTGCTGGCTCTGGAATATGTCCTCGCGCCAGCATTATTCAGCGGATTCATTGCAAACGCAGGCAACACGATGAACGAAGAAGGTATTAAGAATCCATCAACGTTCTCGCTGGCGCGACAGGTGCTTGCCGCGTCTGCTGAAGCGCTTGATCTGCCGCCTTTGGCCGGGATCTACTACTTCGTGCATGGCGTAATTGCCGTGTGCATCGTGGGCGTTAGTTGGCGCGCGACGCGTAAGCTCTATGATACGCCTGTCCAGGACAAAGCAATTTGGCTAGTGGGATTGGGCTGCTGCGTGTTCGCATTGATCAGCGTCCGCTTCAAGGACTACTCTTATATGACTTTGATTGTGCCTGCCTACCTTGTTTTCGAGCGGGCCGTGGTTGACAAGAAAGTGTTGCTGGTCGCTCTCGCAAGCTTTTCGGCGGCTCGGGTGACCCTCCCTGGTGTGGTTGAGGTGGCGCCCTTCTGGTGGAGTTATTACCCGCTGCTTATCGCTTTTGGCGTTTGGTACCTATACATTCGCACTATTCATTCGCCCGTGCGCCCGCATCAGGCTCAGCCGCAATGA
- a CDS encoding tetratricopeptide repeat protein, whose translation MNTGGHKSFLASHRALVVCLLLAAVTLAVFWPAVHHEFINYDDPDYVTENPHVQRGLTREGLAWAFGRIHGEGTYWHPLTWVSHMLDCQLFGLRPQGHHMTSVLFHTVNAVLVFLVFRSLTGAFWRCVLLATLFALHPLQVDSVAWVTERKNLLSAFFWLLTTWAYARYAEGGRLQAGGWRLEEAGRIQESGADATHHVRPPQFRDGERAPRATPPASSLQPPAFYCLALFFFVLGLMCKPVLVTLPFVLLLLDYWPLRRLQLSTLDLRLSTLRPLVLEKLPFFALAIASSLITIIAHRGVGTLGSVAGPPWEMRIENALLSYVRYLGKALWPSHLAVFYPYPTAWPAWEAVTCGLLLMVICGLVLSTARRCPWLFVGWFWFLGVLVPFIGLVQAGEQAMADRFMYVPVIGIIVAIVWGSHSLLGCGRTRQPGLLIAGSAAVVLCMVVTRQQLGYWKTSETLFRHAIEVTKDNYLGHKGIGDALITQGRVDEAIEQYQEALRLKPNRAESYNNLGLALHRKGRADDAISQYYQAIRLKPADATVRNNLAIALAGKGQTDEAIGQFQEALRLKPNSAEAHNNLGLALYRKGRNDEAISQYQEALRLKRNYPFACNNLGSALLKKGQIDEAIRQFQEALRLKPDYANARNNLSRALGMKNAPAEAGPARR comes from the coding sequence ATGAACACTGGCGGCCACAAGAGCTTCCTCGCATCGCACCGCGCCCTGGTAGTGTGCCTGCTGCTGGCGGCGGTGACGCTGGCGGTATTCTGGCCGGCGGTTCACCATGAGTTCATCAACTACGATGACCCGGATTACGTCACCGAAAACCCACACGTCCAAAGAGGTCTAACCCGAGAGGGACTAGCTTGGGCCTTCGGGCGTATCCACGGCGAGGGGACTTACTGGCATCCGTTAACCTGGGTTTCTCACATGCTGGACTGCCAGTTGTTCGGCCTGAGGCCGCAGGGTCACCATATGACCAGCGTGCTATTCCACACGGTCAATGCGGTGCTGGTTTTCTTGGTCTTCCGAAGCCTGACAGGCGCGTTTTGGCGGTGTGTGCTGTTAGCCACTTTATTTGCGCTTCATCCGCTGCAAGTTGACTCAGTGGCGTGGGTGACCGAACGCAAGAACCTGCTGAGCGCGTTCTTCTGGCTGCTGACCACCTGGGCTTACGCGCGCTATGCCGAGGGCGGGAGACTGCAGGCTGGAGGCTGGAGGCTGGAGGAAGCGGGAAGAATCCAGGAGTCCGGAGCCGACGCCACTCACCATGTCCGCCCTCCACAGTTCCGCGACGGAGAACGGGCACCACGTGCCACCCCTCCAGCCTCCAGCCTCCAGCCTCCAGCCTTCTATTGCCTGGCCCTGTTCTTCTTCGTGCTCGGACTGATGTGCAAGCCGGTGCTGGTAACGCTGCCCTTCGTATTGCTGCTGCTCGATTACTGGCCACTCCGGCGCCTACAACTCTCAACACTCGACCTTCGACTCTCAACTCTTCGGCCCCTGGTCCTGGAGAAGCTCCCATTCTTCGCGCTGGCAATCGCCTCGAGCCTGATCACGATCATAGCCCACCGCGGTGTGGGCACACTGGGATCTGTTGCCGGCCCACCTTGGGAAATGCGCATTGAGAACGCCCTGCTATCCTATGTTCGCTACCTGGGCAAGGCCTTGTGGCCGTCGCACCTTGCGGTCTTTTATCCCTATCCCACCGCCTGGCCGGCATGGGAAGCGGTCACCTGCGGGCTGCTGCTGATGGTCATCTGCGGCCTGGTTCTGAGCACGGCCCGGCGCTGTCCCTGGTTGTTCGTGGGCTGGTTTTGGTTTCTGGGGGTGCTGGTGCCGTTCATCGGGCTGGTTCAGGCGGGAGAACAAGCGATGGCGGATCGGTTCATGTACGTTCCGGTCATCGGGATCATCGTTGCGATCGTGTGGGGATCCCACAGTCTGCTGGGATGCGGCCGCACGCGGCAACCTGGATTGTTGATAGCCGGGTCCGCGGCAGTCGTCCTCTGCATGGTCGTAACACGCCAACAGCTTGGGTATTGGAAAACCAGTGAGACTCTGTTCCGGCATGCGATTGAGGTCACCAAGGATAATTACCTTGGCCATAAAGGCATTGGCGACGCGCTCATCACGCAGGGCCGGGTGGACGAGGCGATCGAGCAATACCAGGAAGCCCTCCGCCTGAAGCCCAATCGCGCCGAGTCCTACAACAACCTCGGCCTCGCGCTCCACCGCAAAGGCCGCGCCGACGATGCCATCAGCCAATATTACCAGGCCATTCGCCTGAAACCGGCTGACGCCACCGTCCGCAACAATCTCGCCATCGCCCTGGCCGGCAAAGGCCAGACTGACGAGGCGATCGGCCAATTTCAGGAGGCCCTCCGCCTGAAGCCGAACAGCGCGGAAGCACACAACAACCTTGGCCTCGCTCTCTACCGCAAAGGCCGCAACGACGAGGCGATCAGCCAATATCAGGAGGCGCTCCGCTTGAAACGGAACTACCCTTTCGCCTGCAACAACCTCGGCAGCGCCCTCCTCAAGAAGGGTCAGATTGACGAGGCGATCCGCCAGTTCCAGGAAGCCCTCCGGCTGAAGCCGGATTACGCTAACGCCCGGAACAACCTGTCCCGCGCACTGGGAATGAAGAACGCTCCGGCAGAGGCCGGTCCTGCTCGTCGTTAG
- a CDS encoding tetratricopeptide repeat protein, giving the protein MNRINNRRLAPLLGLLLAAATLAAFWPVIHHDFVNCDDQAYVYENPALVAGLSWPAVVWAFTTGYAGNWHPLTWLSHLLDVQWFGLKAGGHHFTSLLLHVANTLLLFVVLRRMTGALWRSALVAALFALHPLHVESVAWIAERKDVLSAFFFLLTLWAYARYAEGGRLQAGVWRLEEAGRIQESGADATHHVRPPQFCDGERAPRAAPTASSLQPAAFYCLALIFLALGLMSKPMLVTLPFVLLLLDYWPLRRLRLSTLNSQLSALWPLLREKLPFFALAAASSVVTFVVQQRAGAVAAVEVLPLDLRLENAVVSYAIYLAKTLWPSGLAIFYPYRYELSSGLLAAAVLAMIILTVLALISLRRQPYLAVGWFWFLGTLVPVIGIVQVGQQALADRYTYLPLIGVFLGVIWALADWLGATPASGPGRRIALFGVAVLALMACLALTRGQVRYWQDSETLFRHVLAVTTNNALAHHSLGDILAKRGRIEEAETHFAEAVRIKPRYAEALSDLGLTRVMRGKLEEGIGLYRAAIAAQPGNWRTHHNLARALCLQGKFDEAVPEYRAALELEPGASETRGAFAAVLVQLGRTNEACQVFEEALKLKPNDAASHFQYASLLLALGQAEAAARHFEAALQWAPGNAEAHRRYGLLLADSGKTQEALAHLREAVRLRPGAEAHYNLGTLLLQQGQPEQAVEQFRQSLRLKPDVPAVLNDLAWVLAANASDGARNGAEAASLAERACKLTEFREPLLLGTLAAAYAEAGRFAEARSTAQRAIEAAQAAGQAELAARNRELLKLYEAGKPCRQ; this is encoded by the coding sequence ATGAACCGCATCAACAACAGGCGGCTCGCGCCGCTTCTTGGCTTGCTCCTGGCCGCCGCGACCCTGGCCGCCTTCTGGCCGGTGATTCATCACGACTTTGTCAACTGCGACGACCAGGCTTACGTGTATGAAAACCCGGCTCTCGTGGCCGGCCTGAGCTGGCCGGCGGTAGTTTGGGCCTTTACCACCGGCTACGCCGGCAACTGGCATCCGTTAACCTGGCTTTCGCACCTGCTGGACGTGCAGTGGTTCGGCCTCAAAGCCGGCGGGCACCATTTCACAAGCCTTCTGTTGCATGTCGCAAACACGCTGCTGCTGTTCGTCGTGCTGAGGCGCATGACCGGCGCCCTGTGGCGCAGCGCCCTGGTGGCCGCCCTCTTCGCCCTGCATCCGCTGCACGTCGAGTCAGTCGCCTGGATTGCCGAGCGCAAGGATGTGCTGAGCGCCTTCTTTTTCCTGTTAACCCTGTGGGCTTACGCACGCTATGCGGAGGGAGGGAGACTGCAGGCTGGAGTCTGGAGGCTGGAGGAAGCGGGCAGAATCCAGGAGTCCGGAGCCGACGCCACTCACCACGTGCGCCCTCCACAGTTCTGCGACGGAGAACGGGCACCACGTGCCGCCCCTACAGCCTCCAGCCTCCAGCCTGCAGCCTTCTATTGCCTCGCCCTCATCTTCCTCGCCTTGGGCCTGATGAGCAAGCCGATGCTGGTAACGCTGCCCTTCGTGCTGCTCCTCCTCGACTACTGGCCGCTCCGCCGACTCCGACTCTCAACTCTCAACTCTCAACTCTCAGCTCTCTGGCCGCTGCTCAGGGAAAAGCTCCCCTTCTTCGCCCTCGCCGCCGCGTCGAGCGTGGTGACATTTGTCGTGCAGCAACGGGCCGGCGCGGTTGCCGCCGTCGAAGTGTTGCCACTGGACCTGCGGTTGGAGAACGCGGTGGTATCCTATGCCATTTACCTGGCCAAGACCCTGTGGCCGTCCGGGCTGGCAATCTTCTATCCCTACCGCTATGAGCTGTCCTCTGGACTGCTGGCCGCCGCGGTGCTGGCTATGATTATTCTGACCGTGCTGGCGTTGATTAGTCTTCGCCGGCAGCCTTACCTTGCGGTGGGCTGGTTCTGGTTTCTCGGGACGCTCGTCCCCGTGATAGGGATCGTGCAGGTTGGACAGCAGGCCCTGGCCGATCGGTACACCTACCTTCCCTTGATTGGCGTCTTCCTTGGCGTTATCTGGGCGCTGGCAGATTGGCTGGGAGCTACCCCTGCCAGTGGCCCGGGCCGACGAATCGCCCTGTTTGGCGTTGCAGTGCTGGCGCTAATGGCGTGCCTGGCCCTGACCCGAGGCCAGGTCCGGTATTGGCAAGATTCGGAAACCCTGTTCCGCCATGTCTTGGCCGTAACCACCAACAACGCACTTGCCCACCATTCGCTCGGGGACATATTGGCCAAGCGAGGTCGAATTGAAGAGGCGGAAACTCACTTCGCCGAGGCGGTGCGGATCAAGCCGAGGTATGCCGAGGCGTTAAGCGATTTGGGGCTGACACGAGTCATGCGGGGGAAACTGGAGGAGGGCATCGGCCTTTACCGGGCTGCAATCGCGGCTCAGCCCGGCAACTGGAGGACGCACCACAACCTGGCGCGGGCGCTGTGCCTGCAAGGCAAGTTCGACGAAGCGGTTCCGGAATATCGAGCGGCCCTGGAGCTGGAACCCGGCGCCAGCGAAACGCGCGGCGCGTTCGCCGCGGTCCTGGTGCAGTTGGGCAGGACGAACGAGGCCTGCCAGGTCTTCGAGGAGGCGCTCAAGCTCAAGCCGAATGACGCCGCGTCGCATTTTCAGTATGCCAGCCTGCTGCTGGCCCTGGGGCAAGCCGAGGCGGCGGCGCGGCATTTCGAGGCGGCGCTGCAATGGGCGCCAGGCAACGCCGAAGCCCATCGCCGCTACGGCCTGCTGCTGGCCGACAGTGGCAAGACGCAGGAGGCCCTCGCGCACCTTCGCGAGGCGGTTCGGCTGCGGCCCGGGGCGGAGGCGCACTACAATTTGGGGACGCTGCTGCTCCAGCAGGGCCAACCGGAGCAGGCGGTTGAGCAGTTTCGCCAGTCGCTGCGGCTTAAGCCCGATGTGCCGGCGGTGCTGAACGACCTGGCCTGGGTCCTGGCCGCCAATGCGAGCGACGGCGCGCGCAACGGGGCCGAGGCGGCGAGCCTGGCGGAGCGGGCTTGCAAGCTGACCGAGTTCCGGGAGCCGCTGCTGCTCGGCACCCTGGCGGCGGCGTATGCGGAAGCCGGCCGGTTTGCGGAGGCGCGCAGCACGGCCCAAAGGGCGATTGAAGCCGCGCAAGCCGCGGGGCAGGCGGAGCTGGCGGCGCGCAACCGGGAGCTGTTGAAGTTGTACGAGGCCGGCAAGCCCTGCCGACAGTAG
- a CDS encoding glycosyltransferase family 39 protein, giving the protein MLNQNTNSACAWRDVLWRHRGWLLVALVVLFVLVVRVRLRGLPLERDEGEYAYAGQLILQGVPPYKVAYNMKLPGTYAAYAVIMAIFGQSPSGIRLGLALVNAVSIVLVFRLGRRLLDEATGISAAAAFALLSLSPFVLGLAGHATHFIVLAALGGIWLLLRALEHPAIHRPRHWAFQPSALLFASGLLFGLAFLMKQHGIFFGLFGVLYLLWVRGGEWLAAGSTRGRRLDVRNPRERTGEASFAGPARIAADLGWFALGWLAPYGLTCLVLWWAGAFPQFVFWTISYAREYASAISPVNGPAMLRAGLRAAVGPNLILWLLPWIGLLVLWWDERLSESSPRSAPRSPKTRGQWPGAGAGGEEAAIRKSQVPHPRFFLTALLFCSFASASVGLYFREHYFITVLPVLALLTGVAVSRGLHLLRHDQTIELFLAVPILGLFAIALGAALIGQGSVWLTLPRDRALRSVFGSTLFAGTAQAADYLRAHTAKDTRVAVLGSEPQIYFLSRRRSATGYIYMYPLMEAQPFALRMQEEMIAEVERARPEYVVYIDDDFSWLSRPASARKVAEWWADYWAANLDLVMTIEVREGHERGTDMDKPAPGASTVKHILILKRRPSPEQKPVAAADPAGLRWGPSQP; this is encoded by the coding sequence ATGCTCAATCAAAATACCAACAGTGCCTGCGCGTGGCGGGATGTCCTCTGGCGCCACCGCGGCTGGCTGTTGGTGGCCCTCGTCGTCTTGTTCGTTCTGGTCGTGCGTGTGCGGCTGCGGGGATTGCCGCTGGAGCGCGACGAGGGCGAATACGCCTACGCGGGCCAGCTCATTTTGCAGGGTGTGCCGCCGTACAAAGTGGCTTACAACATGAAGCTGCCCGGAACCTATGCCGCATATGCGGTAATAATGGCGATCTTCGGGCAGAGTCCCTCCGGTATTCGCCTCGGCCTCGCCCTGGTCAACGCGGTCTCGATAGTGCTCGTGTTCCGGTTGGGCCGGAGATTGCTGGATGAGGCGACAGGTATTTCCGCGGCGGCAGCCTTTGCGCTGCTGTCGCTAAGCCCGTTCGTGCTGGGCCTGGCCGGCCATGCGACCCATTTCATTGTGCTGGCCGCCCTGGGCGGGATATGGCTGTTGTTAAGGGCCCTTGAGCACCCTGCCATCCATCGCCCCAGGCACTGGGCTTTTCAGCCCTCGGCGCTCCTTTTCGCCAGCGGCCTGCTCTTCGGATTGGCATTCCTGATGAAGCAGCATGGAATCTTCTTCGGCCTGTTCGGAGTGCTGTATCTGCTGTGGGTGCGAGGGGGAGAGTGGCTGGCGGCAGGCAGTACGCGGGGCCGGCGATTGGACGTCAGAAATCCGCGCGAGCGGACCGGCGAAGCCTCCTTCGCTGGTCCGGCGCGGATCGCCGCAGACCTGGGCTGGTTTGCGCTGGGCTGGCTGGCGCCCTACGGCCTGACCTGCCTGGTGCTGTGGTGGGCCGGGGCATTTCCTCAATTCGTGTTCTGGACGATCAGTTACGCCCGCGAATACGCTTCGGCCATTTCCCCGGTGAACGGTCCGGCCATGTTGCGCGCCGGGCTGCGCGCGGCGGTCGGCCCCAACCTGATCCTATGGCTCCTGCCCTGGATCGGACTGCTCGTCCTGTGGTGGGATGAAAGGCTGAGCGAATCCAGCCCCAGGTCCGCTCCGCGAAGCCCGAAAACCAGAGGCCAATGGCCGGGAGCCGGGGCTGGCGGCGAGGAGGCCGCGATCCGCAAGTCGCAAGTTCCCCATCCCCGTTTCTTCCTGACGGCCCTGCTCTTCTGCTCGTTCGCCTCCGCCAGCGTGGGGCTCTACTTTCGCGAGCATTATTTTATTACCGTACTGCCTGTGCTGGCATTGCTGACGGGCGTGGCGGTCAGCCGGGGCTTGCACCTGCTGCGGCACGACCAGACCATTGAGCTGTTTCTGGCCGTGCCCATTCTGGGACTGTTTGCCATCGCCCTGGGCGCGGCCCTGATTGGGCAAGGCTCGGTCTGGCTGACCTTGCCACGCGACCGGGCTTTGCGCAGCGTTTTCGGGTCCACGCTATTTGCCGGAACGGCCCAGGCAGCAGATTACCTTCGGGCGCACACAGCGAAGGACACGCGCGTAGCCGTGCTGGGCTCGGAACCGCAGATCTATTTCCTGTCCCGGCGGCGCTCGGCCACGGGCTACATCTACATGTATCCCCTGATGGAAGCTCAACCCTTCGCCTTGAGAATGCAGGAGGAGATGATCGCCGAAGTTGAGCGGGCCCGGCCCGAGTACGTAGTTTACATTGACGACGACTTCTCGTGGTTGTCCCGGCCTGCTTCCGCGCGAAAGGTCGCCGAGTGGTGGGCGGATTACTGGGCTGCGAACCTGGACCTGGTCATGACGATCGAAGTTCGAGAGGGACACGAACGGGGGACGGACATGGACAAACCGGCGCCGGGCGCCTCGACCGTGAAACACATCCTGATTCTTAAGCGCAGACCATCGCCCGAACAGAAGCCAGTCGCGGCAGCGGATCCGGCTGGCCTCCGCTGGGGACCAAGCCAACCGTGA